A segment of the Desulfitobacterium dehalogenans ATCC 51507 genome:
TGCCTAATTTTTTTTGTCTTATTTGTCTCAGTTCTTGAGGTTTTAACTTAGTAATATCCACCCCATCGATCAGGATGGCTCCGGCACTCGGTTCAATTAAGCGATTGAGACAGCGGAGAATAGTGGATTTACCGCTGCCGGAAAGGCCCATGATCACGAATATTTCTCCTTCGTTGACTGTGAAGCTGACTTTATTCACACCGACGCTCAGGCCGGTCTCGGTTAGAATCTGATCTTTGCTCAAACCCTTTTCCAAAAGATTTAAGGCTTTTTGTGGTTGAGGACTAAAAACTTTGATCAGGTTATTCACTTCGATTTTTATGCCCATGTTTAACCTCCTCTCGAAAAAAATAGTTATCTCAAATGACAACTTGTATGATACTGCAGAGTTGTCACCATGCTATTTTATCCCTTTTCCCATCAGGAGTCAAAGAGGTTCAGGGAGGATAATCCTTTCTGAGCCGACCTCAGAGGTCATAAGCCTGGGGATTCTTCCAGATCGGGACAAATCCTTCATGATACTGACATATCCGATTGAATGCACAAGTTGTCACTTGAGAATAAACCTGGGAACAAAATGAAGAGGAAAGGGTTAGCATTGCAGAGACTTCGCAGTTGATGCTATGATAAACATGAAAACAAAGATGAAAGAAGAGATGATGGCATGATTTCCAATACCATGCAACAACAAGTTAAGAACTCCTCGATTATTCGTGCTATGTTTGAAGAAGGAAAACGATTAGCAGCACTATACGGCGCTGAAAATGTGTATGATTTTAGTTTAGGTAATCCCAATGTGGAGCCGCCTGAGGAAGTCAAGAAAGCAATTATAGACATTATAAATGAAGAAAATTCCACAGCCCTTCACGGCTATATGAATAATTCTGGTTTTGAAGACGTTCGAGGAGCTATCGCCGATTCCCTTAATCAACGATTCGCTACCGAGTTTTCGGCTGATAATATTCTCATGACGGTAGGGGCAGCCGGAGGTTTAAATGTCATATTCAAAACCCTTCTTAATCCTGAGGACGAGGTTCTTACCTTTGCTCCCTTTTTTGGAGAGTACCGTAACTATGTTCAAAACTATCAGGGTCAACTCATTGTGGTTTCTCCGGATACGAGGGATTTTCAACCTAATTTGGAAGAGTTTAAAGAGAAAATCAGTCCAAGGACCAAAGCTGTTCTGGTTAATTCACCCAACAATCCCACAGGGGTGGTCTATTCAGAAGAGACCATCGTTTCCCTGGCGAATATTCTTCGGGCCAAGCAAAAGGAGTATGGCACAGTGATCTATCTGGTAGCTGATGAGCCCTATCGGGAGCTTGCTTATGACCAGGTGGAAGTACCCTATCTGACCAAGTATTATGAAAATACCATCGTAGGATACTCTTTCAGCAAATCCCTCTCTTTGCCGGGAGAGAGAATCGGCTATTTGGTGATTCCGCAAGAGGCTGCGGATTATGAAAATCTAATCGCCGCTGCTAATATTGCCAATCGCATTCTGGGATTTGTTAATGCTCCGTCCCTTTTCCAGAAGGTCATTGCCAAGTGTCTTAGTGCCCAGGTTGATCTTGAAACCTACAACCGGAATCGAGAGCTTCTCTATAATGCGCTTGTATCCTATGGTTATCAATGCATTAAACCCGAGGGAGCTTTTTACTTATTCGTCAAGACTCCTATAGAGAATGATGTTGAATTTTGCAATCTCGCCAAGAGTAAAAATATCCTGATCGTTCCGGGCACTTCCTTTGCTTGCCCTGGGTATGCCCGGATTGCCTATTGCGTAGCTTATGAAACCATTGAAAAAGCTCTGCCGGGATTCAAGGCTTTAATCCTGGAGAACCAGCGTTTCGGCTCTTTTTCAGGATAGCCCATGCAAGAAAAACATAAAGGATAGTGTCAGATTTAAAGAAGCTAAAACGTCATTATAAAACAAAGACTTACTTCTTTACTTAAGAAAAGAGTAAGTTTTTGTTTATTTTTAATTAATAATTATAAACTTGAAAATATGGTAAATTTTATATATGACAAGGGGAAGAGAGGGAACAAAGAGATGAATGATTTTAAATTGATGTCGATGAGTCCAAAAGCTTACATAACCATGGTCTTTTTGGCATTAGCCATTGCATTATTGGTTCCTTCAACTGCTTTAGCATTATCCAGTCCTACCATTCAATACTTCGGTGGTTCAAACTGGGAAGTATTCAATGGGGTGGATAACACTCACGACGGAGGTTATGTGGTAGTAGGCCACAGTAGCTCAAACAACGGGAATTTGGAAGGATTGAATAAGAAATACGCTGATGCAGTGATTGTGAAGTTTTCTGCTGACGCCGAGGTTCAGTGGGTCAAGACCTTCGGGGGCAGTTTCATCGATAGTTTTCAAAGTGTGAAGCAAACCAAGGATGGCGGGTATATAGCCGTCGGCTCCAGTTCTTCTGTCGATATGGATATGAATAATTCCCGCAAAAAGGCACGGGAAGCGGGACAGGACAGCTCTAATGATGACGCCATTATCGTCAAGTTTAACTCCCTTGGAGAAGTAGAATGGTTCAAGGATTTTGGCGGGAGCCAGCGCGATAGTTTTAATGGGGTGGTGGAAACCCCGGAAGGTGATTTCATCGCGGTAGGAGAGTCTGAATCAAAGGATGGGGATCTCTCCGGTCTTGCTCTGGGAAACTGTGATGCTATCTATGCTCGCTATAATCATGATGGAACCTTTATGGGTGCTCATAGCTATGGCGGTTCTCTCGGCGATGGCTTTAATGACCTTGTCCTGCTCTCCGACGGAAGCATAGTGGCCGTAGGATACAGCAGCAGCAATGATAAAGATATGAAGGGCGCGGGAGCATCTATGCTCAAGGGAATAGTCGTCAAGATCAATAAAGATTTAAGTATACCTTGGGCGACTTCTGTGGATTTAGCCGATCCTAGCTATCAGCGCTTGGTCTATTCTTCCGGAAATGGGTTTCAGGATGTAAAGGTCACAGATGATCAGGGCTTCATCGTCGTTGGCAAAGGGACCTATATCGATCAAAAAGCCGATGGTAACAGCAATATGAATGAAGATGGCAGGATTTATAAATTTAATTCCCTGGGTCAGGAAGAGTGGCATGATACGTATATAAACCAAGCCTATACCCGCTTTTTCGGTGTCGCACAAGATCAATCCGGCTCTTATATGGTAGTGGGGGACAGCTACATGCCGGAAGCAAAAAAGATAATCGCTCTGCGCTATGACCCTCATGGTGTACGGCTTTGGGATAAAGAAGATGAAGGAAGCCGCAGTCGTTATTTATTGAGTCTTGTGGCAAAAGGGGATCACTTTGTGGCTGTAGGGTCCAAGTATATCCAAGGCAAAAGCGAAGAGGGTCTGTTATACATAGGCCGTTTTGAGGAAGCGAACAATAAGCTGATTATGGCCCCCAACACAGGGAGCCATTCTGCAGATACAACGGCACAGTTAAAAGTCAGTGAGACAGAGCGCCTTTCGGGCAATGACCGTTATGAAACTGCCATTGCCATAAGCAAGAAGGGATGGGAAAAATCAGAGAATGTAATTTTGGTCAACGGCAATAATTTCCCTGATGCTTTGGTAGGTTCAAGTTTTGCCTATCTCAAAAATGCACCTATCCTCATTACAGCTTCTGATAAGTTGGATAACCGGGTAAGTGCAGAAATCCAACGATTAGGAGCCAAAACAATTGCTATCCTGGGTAATAGTTCTTCAGTATCTCAACCTATTGAGAATCAGTTGAAAGAGCGCTACCAAGTGACTCGGATCGGTGGGGCAGAAATATACGATACTGCAGTAAAACTCGGGGAAGAAATCAAAAAGATAAAACCCTTTGATACGGTTATTATTGCGACTCAGAGCAATTTTCCCGATGCTCTGGCCATTGCCCCTTATTCGGCGAAAGAAACGATTCCCATCCTGTTCACGGAAAAAGATCGCTTAAGGCCGGATACCAAGAAAGCCTTGGCGGAGTGGGAGATCAGGAATGCTATTATTATAGGCGGTACCGGTGTAGTTTCTCTGGATGTGGATCTTGAGCTGGATGCTCTCGGCCTGACGATTACCCGGCTGGGAGGAGAGGACCGCTATGATACAGCCTTAGAGATAGCAAAACAGTTTGGGACAGAAAATCCTTATTCGGCTATAGCAGTTGCTACAGGAGAAAATTATCCCGATGCTTTGACCGGGGCCGTTCTGGCTGCTAAGCACAATGCTCCTCTTATTTTGGTAAGGAAAAATAAGGTCAAAAATACCGTCACAGAATATCTGAACCCTCTTGGCCTGGAAAAGGCCACGATCTTTGGGGGAACTGGGGTTGTTTTAGATGAGATTTTCAGAAAGTAATACATAATGAGAGTAGAACCCGAAGACCGTATCTCTTCGGGTTCTCTATTTATTCCGATATCTTTAATTCAGAATCCATCGTTCTGATACTTTTCGAAGGATTTCTGGGAAGAAGGAACTAAGACATTAATGAAGAATATAGTAGAATATTTAGATTTGTTAGAAAAAACGGCATATGACCGTTTAAGCTGCACCGAAGAGCAGGGGGTATCTTAGAGCGGTTGCTGGGGGTGAAGTGATGTATAATTCATTATTGACACAAAGACGTTGGGCAAAGGCAATCCTTCTCATTCTGTTTTTACTCGGTGGATCCATCATGCCTAAATTAGGTTATGCCACCCAGGACCCGGTCCATATCTTGATACTAAACTCCTACCATCAAGGACTGGAATGGACCTATGACCAGACCGAAGGAATCCTGCGTAAATTGCAGAGCCCTGGAGAACAGCAGATTTATGTGGAGTATCTGGATTGGAAAAGGTATCCTACTCTGGAGAATCTGAACAACCAATTCGACTATTTACAGGCTAAATATATCGATCAGAGACTGGACCTCATTATAACCACGGATGATGCGGCCTTAAAATTCGCATTGGATCATCGCGAGGAGATTTTTTCCGGTGCCCCTATCGTGTTCAGCGGTATCTTAGAAAAAAGTGCGGAAGAGTTATTGCAAGGTCATGATAGAGTTACCGGTGCTTATGAGATTGTTGATTCTGAAGGGACTATAAAACTGGCGATGGGAATCAATCCCCAAATTAAGAATATTTATGTCCTCTATGATCTATTAGAAAGTGGTCTTGCCTGCGGTGAAGATGTTTTTGCCGCTGTCCAAAGAATTAACAGGTCGGGGGATGTTGGGCTGGTTGCCCACAGCCTTGCTTATTTGAGCCTCAGTGACATCCTTCAGAAGGTGGCCACACTGGATAAAGACAGTATCGTGTTGCTTGGATCCTACAATATGGATAGTACCGGCTTAATATTATCTACGGAAGGCGTAGCCAACCAAGTCAGCCAGAGCAGCAGTGTACCCGTATATTCCCTCTATGAATTTCTGCTGGACAGTGGGGTTACCGGCGGTAGTTTATTGAGCGGTGAGGTTCATGGTGAATATGCCGGGGAACAAGCTCTAAAGGTCTTGGCAGGTCAAGATGTGAATACAATACCGATCATCAAAGATCAGACCTTTGTCACAGGCTTTAATTACAATGAACTGGAGCGTTTTCATATCCCGGAAAATTTAATCCCCCAGGGCAGTATGATCATTAATAAACCTTTTTCCTTTGTGGATACTTATCGGTCCTTAGTCTATAACACAGTTACGGTTCTTCTCTTGCTCCTCCTTTTAGTGGCAGGATTATTAATCAATATCAGAAGACGAATGAAGGTGGAGAATAATCTAAGAATCAAAAATGAAGAAATAGCGGCAATGCATGAGGAGCTTACCGCCACTGAGGAAGAACTTAGGCAGCAATTTGACGAACTGCTGAACCATCAACAGCAACTGAAGGAGACTCAGCAACTTCAGGAATTGGTCCTGGAAGCGGCCACAGACACCATCTGGGATTGGGATATGCTTCGGGATATTCGTATTTACCATTCCAAGACCTCCCATGTTTTGGGATATAGGGGAGAGGAAGTCGGCAGTGTTGAGTATTGGAATACCCTTATGCATCCCGATGATAAAGCAGAATTTGAAGCGAAATTGAATGAGCACTTGACCCAGAAGACTCCCCGCTACAGCTGCGATTATCGGATTAAGGATAAAGAAGGAGTGTATAAATGGATCCGCGCCTTTGGCAAAGCTTTGTATGACCAAGACGGCAACCCATACCGGATGTTGGGTTCCCATCGGGATATCACAGACATCAAAGAAAAAGAGATGCATATCGAGTATTTGGCTTATCATGACTTCCTTACAGGGCTCCCGAACAGAGCACAGATCCAGGAAATTATTAAAAATGAAATCCCAAAAGCAGGGGAACAGGGCACCATTCTTGCTGTTTTATTCCTGGATATTGATAATTTTAAGGCAATCAACGATTCATTCGGCCATCCCACAGGAGATCAGCTGTTAATCACAATCAGCCGTCATCTGACGCAAATCCTGGATAACCATGTGGTAGCCCGTTTGGCTGGGGATGAATTCCTTATTCTCATACGAGATATTAAGGAAAGAGAGGAAGCTTTAAACTACGCACAAAAGATTATGAAGCTATTCGAGAAGGCTCTCGTCATTTATAAACAATATTGCTATGTTTCAGCCAGTATCGGTATCACCTTCTACCCCCAGGATGGAGAGAGTTATGAAAGTCTTCTGATCAACGCAGATACGGCAATGCATAAAGCCAAGGAATTGGGGAAGAGAAACTATGTAGTATTCAATATAGAAATGAAAAAAGCTGTGATGGAGAAAGCAGAAATTCAAAACAATTTGCGTAAAGCCATAGAATTTAATGAATTCGTTCTTCATTATCAGCCCCAGGTGGAACCCCATACGGGAAGAGTACTTGGCCTAGAGGCATTGATTCGCTGGGAAAAGGATAATAAACTTGTTCCTCCGAATAAGTTTATCGGAATCGCCGAAGAAACCGGGCTTATCGTACCCATTGGGGACTGGGTGATTACGACAGCATGTGCATTTCTGAAAAAACTGCATGATTTGGGTTATCAAGAGTTAACAATGTCCGTCAATATCTCCGCACTCCAACTCCAAGAAGATCAATTCGTGGATAAGGTCTTAAAAGTGCTCAGGGATAACAACCTTGATTCGGGCAAGCTTGAACTGGAAATTACGGAGACAGTGCTGATTGAATTTTTAGATGCTAAAATAAGCCATGTCCTGGACAGCCTTATCGAAAATAATATCAAAATCTCTTTGGATGATTTTGGACTGGGGTATTCCTCGCTTAACTATATTAAACAATTGCCTATTTCAACTTTAAAAGTGGATAAGTCATTTATCGATGATATCCAATCCGCTCCGGAAAGCAAGAATATTACCGGTTTAATCGTCACGATGGCTCATCAATTGGGCTTAAAAGTGGTAGCGGAAGGTGTAGAGAAACCGGAGCAAAGAGAGTATTTGATAAAATACGATTGTGATGCAATCCAAGGATATTTGGCAAGCAAACCCTTGCCGGAGGAAGAGATCATTAAAGTGTTAAACAAAAACCTCTTGTAGGATTATTTTGTCGGAATATTAAGAATAAAGGCTACGGTTATAGGCGTTTAGAGCTTATAACTGTAGCTTTTTGTATTATTATTTTTATTTTTGGAGGAAATTCGAATAATGTGACGAAAAGCTAATAGGTGCATCCATTAATCAATTTTTTGGGGGATTGAAATGATAAAAATCTTAGCGGACTCGACATGTGATTTGTCGAAAGAGGTACTGGAGAAATACAATATATGTATTGCACCACTGACAATTTGTATCAAAGATAAGGATTATCGGGATCGTATCGATATTACACCCGATGAATTCTATGGCTTTATTGAGGATCTGGACACTCCCCCTACCACATCGATGCCGAGTCCCGCAGAGTATTTAAAGATTTTTAAGAAAGCTATTCAGGAAGGTCATCACTCTATTCTCTGTATTTGCATGTCCAGTGGCACCAGCGGCTCTTATCAGTCGGCAGTTATAGCACGGGACTATTTCCTGGAGGAACATCCTGAGATGACCGAAAAGATTCATGTCTTGGATTCTAAATGCATGAGCCATGGCAGCGGATGGTTAATCTTAAAAAGTGCCCGCATGCGGGAGAGAGGTGTCGACTTTGCTGAGATTGTGGAGTTTAATGAGACTTATAAGACCAGTGTAAAGCACTATCTTTCTGTTGATGATTTAGACCATTTAATTCGCAGCGGCAGATTGACCAATGCTAGTGCTTTTGTGGGCAAATTGTTGAAGCTGAAACCGATTATGACCATGAAGAAAGGGAAAGGGGCCATTGTCGCCAAGGAGAGAGGACGAAAGAAAGTCCTTGAACATTATGTTTCCGAGTTTTCCCGGCGGGTTGACTATGAGCTGACTGATTTCATCATTATCGGCTATACTTCAGATCTGACCTTTGCCGAAAATTTAAAGCATAAAATCGAAAGAGATACCCCTTACATGGGTGAAATCTATATCATGCAAATGGGAGTGGCGGTAGGAACCCATGTTGGCTTAGGGGCAATATCCATGTTCTTCATGGAAAAGGGTCGGATAAAAGACAATCTCCTTATTAATGAGGTCCATGGACTGGCTGCTTTGAAGAATCAATTTTTAAGAAGTTAACTTTATGAATTTAAAGAGGCTGATGCGAAAGAACGGCAAGGTTCATAAGCATTAGCCTCTTTGTTTGCCCTAGCGGACGTTCATAGAAATTTGTAATATAATGAACATAAACACCAACATTGTTCTTCCAACGTAAGTGCAATGTTCATTTGCTTCTACCTTTCAGGGGCATAAAACAAGCAAGCACTATTATTTAGCTAGTTCTGCATCCTATAAAAATGCTTTTTCTTTTTAGTGCTTAAGAGTCAACGAAAATGCCCAAGTGTTGATTCCCAAGGAAATGTGATCAATGGGCTTTATGCTGCCGGAAGCGCTGCTTGAGCGCAAACTGTTTCCCACGAATATGAAGGC
Coding sequences within it:
- a CDS encoding cell wall-binding repeat-containing protein, whose protein sequence is MNDFKLMSMSPKAYITMVFLALAIALLVPSTALALSSPTIQYFGGSNWEVFNGVDNTHDGGYVVVGHSSSNNGNLEGLNKKYADAVIVKFSADAEVQWVKTFGGSFIDSFQSVKQTKDGGYIAVGSSSSVDMDMNNSRKKAREAGQDSSNDDAIIVKFNSLGEVEWFKDFGGSQRDSFNGVVETPEGDFIAVGESESKDGDLSGLALGNCDAIYARYNHDGTFMGAHSYGGSLGDGFNDLVLLSDGSIVAVGYSSSNDKDMKGAGASMLKGIVVKINKDLSIPWATSVDLADPSYQRLVYSSGNGFQDVKVTDDQGFIVVGKGTYIDQKADGNSNMNEDGRIYKFNSLGQEEWHDTYINQAYTRFFGVAQDQSGSYMVVGDSYMPEAKKIIALRYDPHGVRLWDKEDEGSRSRYLLSLVAKGDHFVAVGSKYIQGKSEEGLLYIGRFEEANNKLIMAPNTGSHSADTTAQLKVSETERLSGNDRYETAIAISKKGWEKSENVILVNGNNFPDALVGSSFAYLKNAPILITASDKLDNRVSAEIQRLGAKTIAILGNSSSVSQPIENQLKERYQVTRIGGAEIYDTAVKLGEEIKKIKPFDTVIIATQSNFPDALAIAPYSAKETIPILFTEKDRLRPDTKKALAEWEIRNAIIIGGTGVVSLDVDLELDALGLTITRLGGEDRYDTALEIAKQFGTENPYSAIAVATGENYPDALTGAVLAAKHNAPLILVRKNKVKNTVTEYLNPLGLEKATIFGGTGVVLDEIFRK
- a CDS encoding EAL domain-containing protein, coding for MYNSLLTQRRWAKAILLILFLLGGSIMPKLGYATQDPVHILILNSYHQGLEWTYDQTEGILRKLQSPGEQQIYVEYLDWKRYPTLENLNNQFDYLQAKYIDQRLDLIITTDDAALKFALDHREEIFSGAPIVFSGILEKSAEELLQGHDRVTGAYEIVDSEGTIKLAMGINPQIKNIYVLYDLLESGLACGEDVFAAVQRINRSGDVGLVAHSLAYLSLSDILQKVATLDKDSIVLLGSYNMDSTGLILSTEGVANQVSQSSSVPVYSLYEFLLDSGVTGGSLLSGEVHGEYAGEQALKVLAGQDVNTIPIIKDQTFVTGFNYNELERFHIPENLIPQGSMIINKPFSFVDTYRSLVYNTVTVLLLLLLLVAGLLINIRRRMKVENNLRIKNEEIAAMHEELTATEEELRQQFDELLNHQQQLKETQQLQELVLEAATDTIWDWDMLRDIRIYHSKTSHVLGYRGEEVGSVEYWNTLMHPDDKAEFEAKLNEHLTQKTPRYSCDYRIKDKEGVYKWIRAFGKALYDQDGNPYRMLGSHRDITDIKEKEMHIEYLAYHDFLTGLPNRAQIQEIIKNEIPKAGEQGTILAVLFLDIDNFKAINDSFGHPTGDQLLITISRHLTQILDNHVVARLAGDEFLILIRDIKEREEALNYAQKIMKLFEKALVIYKQYCYVSASIGITFYPQDGESYESLLINADTAMHKAKELGKRNYVVFNIEMKKAVMEKAEIQNNLRKAIEFNEFVLHYQPQVEPHTGRVLGLEALIRWEKDNKLVPPNKFIGIAEETGLIVPIGDWVITTACAFLKKLHDLGYQELTMSVNISALQLQEDQFVDKVLKVLRDNNLDSGKLELEITETVLIEFLDAKISHVLDSLIENNIKISLDDFGLGYSSLNYIKQLPISTLKVDKSFIDDIQSAPESKNITGLIVTMAHQLGLKVVAEGVEKPEQREYLIKYDCDAIQGYLASKPLPEEEIIKVLNKNLL
- a CDS encoding pyridoxal phosphate-dependent aminotransferase, whose amino-acid sequence is MISNTMQQQVKNSSIIRAMFEEGKRLAALYGAENVYDFSLGNPNVEPPEEVKKAIIDIINEENSTALHGYMNNSGFEDVRGAIADSLNQRFATEFSADNILMTVGAAGGLNVIFKTLLNPEDEVLTFAPFFGEYRNYVQNYQGQLIVVSPDTRDFQPNLEEFKEKISPRTKAVLVNSPNNPTGVVYSEETIVSLANILRAKQKEYGTVIYLVADEPYRELAYDQVEVPYLTKYYENTIVGYSFSKSLSLPGERIGYLVIPQEAADYENLIAAANIANRILGFVNAPSLFQKVIAKCLSAQVDLETYNRNRELLYNALVSYGYQCIKPEGAFYLFVKTPIENDVEFCNLAKSKNILIVPGTSFACPGYARIAYCVAYETIEKALPGFKALILENQRFGSFSG
- a CDS encoding DegV family protein, translating into MIKILADSTCDLSKEVLEKYNICIAPLTICIKDKDYRDRIDITPDEFYGFIEDLDTPPTTSMPSPAEYLKIFKKAIQEGHHSILCICMSSGTSGSYQSAVIARDYFLEEHPEMTEKIHVLDSKCMSHGSGWLILKSARMRERGVDFAEIVEFNETYKTSVKHYLSVDDLDHLIRSGRLTNASAFVGKLLKLKPIMTMKKGKGAIVAKERGRKKVLEHYVSEFSRRVDYELTDFIIIGYTSDLTFAENLKHKIERDTPYMGEIYIMQMGVAVGTHVGLGAISMFFMEKGRIKDNLLINEVHGLAALKNQFLRS